In the Arachis ipaensis cultivar K30076 chromosome B10, Araip1.1, whole genome shotgun sequence genome, one interval contains:
- the LOC107622540 gene encoding psbP domain-containing protein 6, chloroplastic, giving the protein MHRGVKCNESRPHSVTMDKTLLEMATSPFTTSLLTLRASSSSSYSKLSFIRASSRRDLFKGVALQALPLLLLRPSLAREVEVGSFLPPSPSDPSFVLFKASPKDTPALRAGNVQPYQFILPPTWKQARVANILSGNYCQPKCAEPWVEVKFEDEKQGKVQVVASPLIRLTNKPNATIEDIGSPEKVIASLGPFVTGNTYDPDELLETEVEKLGDQTYYKYLLETPYALTGTHNLAKATAKGNTLVLFVASANDKQWQASQKTLKAMLDSFLL; this is encoded by the exons ATGCATAGAGGAGTTAAGTGTAACGAGTCTCGTCCTCACAGCGTGACAATGGATAAGACATTGTTG GAAATGGCGACCTCTCCATTCACTACCTCCTTACTCACACtccgcgcttcttcttcttcttcttattctaaaCTCTCCTTCATCAGAGCCTCATCAAGAAGAGATCTCTTCAAGGGCGTTGCATTGCAGGCTCTTCCACTGCTTCTTCTCAGACCCTCACTCGCCAGAGAGGTTGAAGTTGGCTCTTTCCTTCCTCCTTCCCCTTCCGACCCCTCTTTTGTTCTCTTCAAAGCTTCTCCCAAGGACACCCCTGCCCTTCGAGCAGGAAATGTGCAGCCATACCAATTCATCCTCCCACCCACTTGGAAACAGGCACGTGTGGCAAACATATTATCTGGAAATTACTGTCAGCCAAAATGCGCAGAGCCTTGGGTTGAGGTCAAATTTGAAGATGAAAAACAGGGTAAAGTGCAGGTAGTGGCGTCGCCGTTAATACGCCTAACCAACAAACCAAATGCGACAATTGAAGACATTGGAAGCCCTGAGAAAGTGATTGCTTCTCTTGGTCCATTTGTCACTGGAAACACGTATGATCCTGATGAGCTCCTAGAAACTGAGGTTGAAAAGCTTGGCGATCAAACG TACTATAAATACTTGCTTGAAACTCCATATGCTCTAACGGGTACGCACAACCTCGCCAAAGCAACGGCCAAGGGAAACACTCTTGTTCTCTTTGTGGCTAGTGCCAATGACAAGCAGTGGCAAGCTTCTCAGAAGACTTTGAAGGCCATGCTTGATTCCTtcctcctctag
- the LOC107622539 gene encoding bZIP transcription factor 17 has translation MPGPGIIAAECAPQAAEAPSDLAFDDFSSQFDGLPIPSMDALFVENGVGTLNTHAFASDLEFPMDFGDGGDYEITFDDLDNLYIPSDADDFLLPDACNPNGDLILPTNDDLGDCSGKNSDCDAANSDSPESGSCAVYGDRSSGVSRFLNSQSSSESGSFKRELSPNPRDSAVVKDSSFPSHDSDSCGEREESSNGAISSRGSGNGSGSGVYETMNSPSPDCCRYEREISSTHAHTILDRNVKLEDNGKGCDLKRKQDQSEGSAETRTTKFRRSSAPVENKTQQNVVVDDDDEKRKARLMRNRESAQLSRQRKKHYVEELEEKVRSMHSTIADLSSKISFVMAENATLRQQLGVGGMCPPPPPVPGMYPHAPPMAHMPYTWMPCAPYVVKPQGSQVPLVPIPKLKPQQPASSSKSKKSEGKKSEVKTKKVASISLLGLFFFILLFGGLVPIVDVKFGGLVGYVPGRSSYVTDRLYNHQGGGKVWPVNGPRNGSERDEDIGYSNGRFSISDHRDYERGRKLGEQSHERQDPRCDEFGHRGNASEPLLASLYVPRNDKLVKIDGNLIIHSILAGEKAMASQTHEAKKENKETGLVITKDWDSALAIPEVGRNRGQHPHVYTVPPEQRKALGSGSTKTLKDHMKSSASDGKMQQWFREGLAGPMLSSGMCTEVFQFDASPKPGAIVPATSVANVSRESRQNVTALNKTRNRRILHGLPGHLDGTSLNLTEDHVRNSESDHFHGNKSSMVVSVLVDPKEAADSDVDGVMTPKSISRIFVVVLMDSVKYVTYSCGLPRLSPHLVTA, from the exons ATGCCCGGCCCCGGCATTATCGCCGCCGAGTGCGCACCGCAGGCGGCCGAGGCGCCGTCTGACCTCGCATTCGATGATTTCTCCTCCCAATTCGACGGATTACCCATCCCCTCCATGGACGCGCTTTTCGTCGAAAATGGTGTTGGCACACTGAATACTCACGCCTTCGCTTCCGATCTCGAATTTCCCATGGATTTTGGCGACGGCGGTGACTATGAAATCACCTTCGACGACCTCGATAACCTTTACATCCCCTCCGATGCCGACGATTTTCTCCTCCCCGACGCATGCAACCCTAATGGCGACCTGATTTTGCCGACGAACGATGATCTCGGCGATTGTTCTGGTAAGAATTCCGATTGCGACGCCGCTAATTCAGACTCGCCGGAATCAGGATCCTGTGCTGTTtatggcgatcggagctccggtgTTTCTAGGTTTTTGAATTCTCAGTCCTCCTCGGAGTCAGGCAGCTTCAAGCGCGAGCTTTCACCGAATCCTCGTGACTCTGCTGTTGTGAAAGACTCGAGCTTTCCGTCGCATGATTCTGATTCGTGCGGCGAAAGGGAAGAGTCGTCGAATGGTGCGATTTCTTCGCGGGGTTCGGGGAACGGTAGCGGGTCGGGTGTATACGAAACCATGAACTCTCCCTCACCTGATTGTTGCCGTTACGAGAGGGAAATTTCATCGACACACGCACATACAATTTTGGATCGGAACGTGAAATTGGAGGATAATGGAAAAGGTTGTGATCTGAAGAGAAAGCAAGATCAGAGTGAAGGGAGTGCTGAGACTAGAACAACCAAATTCAGAAGATCATCAGCGCCTGTGGAGAACAAGACCCAACAGAATGTGGTGGTTGATGACGACGACGAGAAGAGGAAGGCCAGATTGATGAGAAACAGGGAAAGTGCACAGCTTTCGAGGCAGAGGAAGAAGCACTATGTGGAAGAGCTTGAGGAGAAGGTGCGGTCAATGCATTCAACAATTGCTGATTTGAGTAGCAAGATTTCGTTTGTGATGGCTGAGAACGCCACTTTAAGGCAGCAATTGGGTGTTGGTGGGATGTGCCCTCCTCCCCCACCTGTTCCTGGGATGTATCCTCATGCTCCTCCCATGGCCCACATGCCTTATACATGGATGCCATGTGCTCCATATGTTGTTAAGCCTCAAGGATCTCAGGTTCCCTTGGTCCCCATTCCAAAGTTGAAGCCTCAGCAACCTGCTTCTTCATCAAAGAGTAAGAAGTCTGAGGGTAAGAAAAGTGAGGTGAAAACTAAGAAGGTTGCTAGCATTAGTTTGTTGGGTCTGTTTTTCTTTATACTGCTTTTTGGTGGGCTTGTTCCTATCGTGGATGTCAAGTTTGGTGGCTTAGTGGGGTATGTTCCTGGTAGGTCTAGCTATGTTACTGATAGGTTGTATAATCATCAAGGTGGAGGGAAGGTGTGGCCTGTGAATGGTCCTAGGAATGGATCTGAAAGAGACGAGGATATAGGGTATTCCAATGGGAGGTTTAGTATTTCCGACCACAGGGATTATGAGAGGGGTCGGAAACTAGGAGAGCAATCTCATGAACGGCAAGACCCACGATGCGATGAATTCGGCCATCGTGGCAATGCCAGTGAGCCCCTCCTTGCTTCGCTGTATGTCCCTAGGAATGATAAGCTGGTGAAGATTGATGGAAACTTGATAATCCATTCTATACTGGCTGGTGAGAAAGCTATGGCTTCTCAGACTCATGAGGCAAAGAAAGAGAATAAAGAAACTGGTTTGGTCATTACTAAGGATTGGGATTCTGCTTTGGCAATTCCTGAAGTTGGAAGAAATAGAGGTCAGCATCCTCATGTGTATACTGTTCCACCTGAGCAGAGGAAGGCTCTTGGTTCTGGTTCAACCAAAACTTTAAAGGACCACATGAAATCCTCTGCAAGTGATGGTAAAATGCAACAGTGGTTCCGTGAAGGCCTTGCAG GACCAATGTTAAGTTCAGGCATGTGCACAGAAGTCTTCCAGTTTGATGCCTCTCCAAAACCTGGCGCTATAGTTCCGGCAACATCAGTTGCCAATGTTTCTCGGGAGAGCCGCCAGAATGTTACAGCACTTAACAAGACCAGGAACAGAAGAATCCTCCATGGGCTCCCAGGTCACCTTGATGGAACCAGTCTGAACCTAACTGAAGACCATGTAAGGAATTCAGAGAGTGATCACTTCCATGGTAATAAATCTTCCATGGTGGTTTCAGTGCTTGTTGATCCCAAAGAGGCCGCAGATAGTGATGTCGACGGTGTGATGACTCCAAAATCGATCTCTCGGATATTTGTGGTTGTGCTCATGGACAGTGTCAAGTATGTCACATACTCGTGTGGTCTTCCTCGTTTGTCTCCGCATCTAGTGACTGCTTGA